A single genomic interval of Coturnix japonica isolate 7356 chromosome 14, Coturnix japonica 2.1, whole genome shotgun sequence harbors:
- the TELO2 gene encoding telomere length regulation protein TEL2 homolog isoform X2 codes for MAAALQSALQSAGPCPAVEAVSAVRAALREMGDKAEIGDRERARLGAFMRNMAAGPEEPAGPWRSLFLEGPPDLALCALTDGMDGARPRWQLTALPDVLEQFLRRGRLAALIWELCQPHTRPGSAERQDALLARIVCLPDLVGNSLQGRSPAVFFPQRYFPLLGSAVLQVLHNVSASLRGGSDCSVSFISHILGKVCVHGRQKEILSVLVPPLTDLTKSDCIWQRICWRLVECVPDRWMEAVVLGFVQRAPGADVLSRLLGNLVVKNKKAQFVVTQKMLLLQYGYTTAVLQNLLGYLALDGLRRALLIKVLQELLETWGSSSAVKHSPVEQQQYISKAILICLSHLKEPEIESCRQELLTSMMEGVKCHLDSSLPQIRRLGMIVAESISSKINTDGPVLKFQYEEDDEARELKSLLVQTAPLGVLPGLPDNENENTDAALPPVLESDRKSPTATTQVMPDEESDAELDSDDDLIPYDMSEDKELKKTKAPVYIRDCIEALTGSEDLDKWEEAVKALESLVRKNPAAAREVSVELAKILLHLEEKTCLEGFAELRQKAQVAVLTTDPIPVAQYLTSQFYSLNYSLRQRMDILDVLVLAAQELSRPKGHGKTKHSVAPTPCIQLLPESGSSKDWRRIVDERIKSKTRRFAKGQSQAEQPSGPNEFSSLAGHFFFPLIQNFDRPLSTFDLLGEDHFVLGRLVHTLAVLMYLAVNTMAATAMGKALLEFVWALRFHTDSYVRQGLLSCVSSILLSVPVEHLLQDVTEELLETRSWLEDVVEKDPDGDCRRSALQNLLLMENLKKKLEAAPS; via the exons ATGGCGGCGGCCTTGCAGAGCGCTCTGCAGTCGGCCGGGCCGTGCCCCGCGGTGGAGGCGGTGAGCGCCGTGCGGGCCGCGCTGCGTGAGATGGGGGATAAGGCGGAGATCGGGGACAGGGAGCGGGCACGGCTCGGAGCCTTCATGAGGAACATGGCGGCGGGGCCGGAGGAACCGGCTGGGCCGTGGAGGAGCCTGTTCCTGGAGGGGCCGCCCGACCTCGCTCTGTGTGCGCTGACAGACGGGATGGACGGAGCGCG CCCCCGCTGGCAGCTGACGGCGCTGCCCGACGTTCTGGAGCAGTTCCTGCGGCGGGGCCGCCTGGCTGCGCTCATATGGGAGCTGTGCCAGCCTCACACCCGGCCCGGCTCGGCCGAGCGGCAGGACGCGCTGCTGGCTCGGATCGTGTGTCTGCCCGACCTGGTCGGTAACAGCCTCCAGGGCCGCAGCCCCGCCGTGTTCTTCCCGCAGCGCTATTTCCCTCTGCTGGGCAGCGCTGTTCTCCAGGTGCTGCACAACGTCTCCGCTTCGCTCAGAG GTGGCTCGGATTGCTCCGTCTCTTTCATTTCACATATTCTGGGAAAGGTCTGCGTTCATGGGAGACAAA agGAAATTCTGAGCGTTTTGGTGCCCCCCCTCACAGATCTCACCAAGTCTGACTGCATCTGGCAGAGAATATGCTGGCGGTTGGTTGAATGTGTGCCAGACCGCTGGATGGAGGCAGTGGTCCTTGGTTTTGTCCAGAGAGCACCGGG GGCAGATGTCTTGTCTCGGTTGCTGGGGAACCTGgttgtgaaaaataagaaagctcAGTTTGTTGTGACgcagaagatgctgctgttgCAATATGGCTACACG actgcagtgctgcagaatcTTCTTGGCTATCTGGCCCTGGATGGTCTTCGTCGTGCCTTATTGATCAAG gtgctgcaggagctgttggagacctggggcagcagcagtgcagtgaaaCACTCCccagtggagcagcagcagtatATTAGTAAGGCCATCCTTATCTGCCTTTCTCACCTGAAGGAACCCGAAATAGAGAGCTGCAGACAAG AACTTCTCACGAGCATGATGGAGGGTGTGAAGTGCCACCTGGACAGCAGCCTGCCACAGATACGGCGTCTGGGGATGATAGTGGCAGAGAGCATTAGTTCAAAGATAAACACGGATGGGCCCGTCCTGAAGTTTCAG TATGAAGAAGATGATGAAGCAAGAGAACTGAAGTCCCTCCTGGTACAAACCGCACCGCTCGGTGTCCTCCCAGGTCTTCCAGACAATGA GAATGAGAACACAGATGCTGCACTGCCACCAGTATTGGAAAGTGACAGGAAATCACCTACAGCAACAACTCAGGTGATGCCGGATGAAGAGTCAGATGCTGAGCTTGACAG CGATGATGACCTTATACCTTATGACATGTCAGAGGATAAAGAACTGAAGAAGACTAAAGCTCCAGTGTATATTCGAGACTGTATTGAAG CCCTGACAGGTTCTGAAGATCTGGACAAATGGGAAGAAGCTGTCAAGGCTCTTGAGAGCTTGGTTCGAAAGaatccagcagcagcaagagag GTCAGTGTGGAGCTGGCAAAGATCCTGTTGCATCTGGAGGAGAAGACCTGCCTGGAAGGCTTTGCAGAGCTCCGTCAGAAGGCACAAGTGGCTGTTTTAACCACTGATCCAATTCCT GTTGCACAGTACTTGACCTCCCAGTTCTATTCTCTGAACTACAGCCTACGTCAGCGCATGGACATTCTCGAT GTGTTGGTTTTAGCAGCTCAGGAACTGTCCCGTCCCAAAGGCCATGGGAAGACCAAACATTCTGTTGCCCCAACCCCTTGTATCCAGCTCCTGCCTGAGAGTGGCAGCTCCAAGGACTGGAGAAGAATTGTTGATGAGAGAATCAAAAGCAAGACAAGGAGGTTTGCTAAG GGTCAGTCTCAGGCGGAACAGCCTTCTGGTCCAAATGAGTTCAGTTCTCTTGCTGGacacttcttttttccattgATCCAAAACTTTGACAG GCCTTTGTCAACGTTTGATCTCCTGGGGGAAGATCACTTTGTCCTCGGAAGACTGGTCCACACGTTAGCAGTCCTGATGTACCTGGCTGTCAACACCATG GCAGCCACTGCAATGGGAAAGGCACTGCTGGAGTTTGTCTGGGCTCTGCGTTTCCACACTGACTC GTATGTGCGCCAGGGGCTTCTGTCCTGTGTCTCCTCCATTCTCCTCAGTGTCCCCGTGGAGCATCTGCTGCAAGATGTGACAGAGGAACTTTTGGAGACTCGGTCCTGGCTGGAAG ATGTGGTGGAGAAAGATCCAGATGGGGACTGCAGGAGGTCGGCCTTACAGAACTTGCTACTAATGGAGAACCTGAAGAAGAAACTGGAAGCTGCCCCTTCGTAG
- the TELO2 gene encoding telomere length regulation protein TEL2 homolog isoform X1: protein MAAALQSALQSAGPCPAVEAVSAVRAALREMGDKAEIGDRERARLGAFMRNMAAGPEEPAGPWRSLFLEGPPDLALCALTDGMDGARPRWQLTALPDVLEQFLRRGRLAALIWELCQPHTRPGSAERQDALLARIVCLPDLVGNSLQGRSPAVFFPQRYFPLLGSAVLQVLHNVSASLRGGSDCSVSFISHILGKVCVHGRQKEILSVLVPPLTDLTKSDCIWQRICWRLVECVPDRWMEAVVLGFVQRAPGADVLSRLLGNLVVKNKKAQFVVTQKMLLLQYGYTTAVLQNLLGYLALDGLRRALLIKVLQELLETWGSSSAVKHSPVEQQQYISKAILICLSHLKEPEIESCRQELLTSMMEGVKCHLDSSLPQIRRLGMIVAESISSKINTDGPVLKFQYEEDDEARELKSLLVQTAPLGVLPGLPDNDRNENTDAALPPVLESDRKSPTATTQVMPDEESDAELDSDDDLIPYDMSEDKELKKTKAPVYIRDCIEALTGSEDLDKWEEAVKALESLVRKNPAAAREVSVELAKILLHLEEKTCLEGFAELRQKAQVAVLTTDPIPVAQYLTSQFYSLNYSLRQRMDILDVLVLAAQELSRPKGHGKTKHSVAPTPCIQLLPESGSSKDWRRIVDERIKSKTRRFAKGQSQAEQPSGPNEFSSLAGHFFFPLIQNFDRPLSTFDLLGEDHFVLGRLVHTLAVLMYLAVNTMAATAMGKALLEFVWALRFHTDSYVRQGLLSCVSSILLSVPVEHLLQDVTEELLETRSWLEDVVEKDPDGDCRRSALQNLLLMENLKKKLEAAPS, encoded by the exons ATGGCGGCGGCCTTGCAGAGCGCTCTGCAGTCGGCCGGGCCGTGCCCCGCGGTGGAGGCGGTGAGCGCCGTGCGGGCCGCGCTGCGTGAGATGGGGGATAAGGCGGAGATCGGGGACAGGGAGCGGGCACGGCTCGGAGCCTTCATGAGGAACATGGCGGCGGGGCCGGAGGAACCGGCTGGGCCGTGGAGGAGCCTGTTCCTGGAGGGGCCGCCCGACCTCGCTCTGTGTGCGCTGACAGACGGGATGGACGGAGCGCG CCCCCGCTGGCAGCTGACGGCGCTGCCCGACGTTCTGGAGCAGTTCCTGCGGCGGGGCCGCCTGGCTGCGCTCATATGGGAGCTGTGCCAGCCTCACACCCGGCCCGGCTCGGCCGAGCGGCAGGACGCGCTGCTGGCTCGGATCGTGTGTCTGCCCGACCTGGTCGGTAACAGCCTCCAGGGCCGCAGCCCCGCCGTGTTCTTCCCGCAGCGCTATTTCCCTCTGCTGGGCAGCGCTGTTCTCCAGGTGCTGCACAACGTCTCCGCTTCGCTCAGAG GTGGCTCGGATTGCTCCGTCTCTTTCATTTCACATATTCTGGGAAAGGTCTGCGTTCATGGGAGACAAA agGAAATTCTGAGCGTTTTGGTGCCCCCCCTCACAGATCTCACCAAGTCTGACTGCATCTGGCAGAGAATATGCTGGCGGTTGGTTGAATGTGTGCCAGACCGCTGGATGGAGGCAGTGGTCCTTGGTTTTGTCCAGAGAGCACCGGG GGCAGATGTCTTGTCTCGGTTGCTGGGGAACCTGgttgtgaaaaataagaaagctcAGTTTGTTGTGACgcagaagatgctgctgttgCAATATGGCTACACG actgcagtgctgcagaatcTTCTTGGCTATCTGGCCCTGGATGGTCTTCGTCGTGCCTTATTGATCAAG gtgctgcaggagctgttggagacctggggcagcagcagtgcagtgaaaCACTCCccagtggagcagcagcagtatATTAGTAAGGCCATCCTTATCTGCCTTTCTCACCTGAAGGAACCCGAAATAGAGAGCTGCAGACAAG AACTTCTCACGAGCATGATGGAGGGTGTGAAGTGCCACCTGGACAGCAGCCTGCCACAGATACGGCGTCTGGGGATGATAGTGGCAGAGAGCATTAGTTCAAAGATAAACACGGATGGGCCCGTCCTGAAGTTTCAG TATGAAGAAGATGATGAAGCAAGAGAACTGAAGTCCCTCCTGGTACAAACCGCACCGCTCGGTGTCCTCCCAGGTCTTCCAGACAATGA CAGGAATGAGAACACAGATGCTGCACTGCCACCAGTATTGGAAAGTGACAGGAAATCACCTACAGCAACAACTCAGGTGATGCCGGATGAAGAGTCAGATGCTGAGCTTGACAG CGATGATGACCTTATACCTTATGACATGTCAGAGGATAAAGAACTGAAGAAGACTAAAGCTCCAGTGTATATTCGAGACTGTATTGAAG CCCTGACAGGTTCTGAAGATCTGGACAAATGGGAAGAAGCTGTCAAGGCTCTTGAGAGCTTGGTTCGAAAGaatccagcagcagcaagagag GTCAGTGTGGAGCTGGCAAAGATCCTGTTGCATCTGGAGGAGAAGACCTGCCTGGAAGGCTTTGCAGAGCTCCGTCAGAAGGCACAAGTGGCTGTTTTAACCACTGATCCAATTCCT GTTGCACAGTACTTGACCTCCCAGTTCTATTCTCTGAACTACAGCCTACGTCAGCGCATGGACATTCTCGAT GTGTTGGTTTTAGCAGCTCAGGAACTGTCCCGTCCCAAAGGCCATGGGAAGACCAAACATTCTGTTGCCCCAACCCCTTGTATCCAGCTCCTGCCTGAGAGTGGCAGCTCCAAGGACTGGAGAAGAATTGTTGATGAGAGAATCAAAAGCAAGACAAGGAGGTTTGCTAAG GGTCAGTCTCAGGCGGAACAGCCTTCTGGTCCAAATGAGTTCAGTTCTCTTGCTGGacacttcttttttccattgATCCAAAACTTTGACAG GCCTTTGTCAACGTTTGATCTCCTGGGGGAAGATCACTTTGTCCTCGGAAGACTGGTCCACACGTTAGCAGTCCTGATGTACCTGGCTGTCAACACCATG GCAGCCACTGCAATGGGAAAGGCACTGCTGGAGTTTGTCTGGGCTCTGCGTTTCCACACTGACTC GTATGTGCGCCAGGGGCTTCTGTCCTGTGTCTCCTCCATTCTCCTCAGTGTCCCCGTGGAGCATCTGCTGCAAGATGTGACAGAGGAACTTTTGGAGACTCGGTCCTGGCTGGAAG ATGTGGTGGAGAAAGATCCAGATGGGGACTGCAGGAGGTCGGCCTTACAGAACTTGCTACTAATGGAGAACCTGAAGAAGAAACTGGAAGCTGCCCCTTCGTAG
- the RNPS1 gene encoding RNA-binding protein with serine-rich domain 1, with amino-acid sequence MAPSPTKRKDRSEEKSKDRSKDKAATKESGEKDRGRDKTRKRRSASSGSSSTRSRSSSTSSSGSSSSTGSSSGSSSSSASSRSGSSSTSRSSSSSSSSGSPSPSRRRHDNRRRSRSKSKPPKRDEKERKRRSPSPRPTKVHVGRLTRNVTKDHIMEIFSTYGKIKMIDMPVDRLNPHLSKGYAYVEFENPDDAEKALKHMDGGQIDGQEITATAVLAPRPRPPPRRFSPPRRMLPPPPMWRRSPPRMRRRSRSPRRRSPVRRRSRSRSPGRRRHRSRSSSNSSR; translated from the exons AT GGCTCCCTCACCAACCAAACGCAAGGATAGGTCTGAAGAGAAATCAAAGGACCGATCCAAGGACAAAGCAGCCACTAAGGAATCGGGTGAAAAGGATCGTGGTCGGGACAAGACGCGCAAAAGGCGCAGTGCTTCCAGTGGGAGTAGCAGCACCAG GTCCCGCTCCAGCTCCACTTCCAGCTCAGGATCCAGTTCCAGCACTGGTTCCAGCAGTGGCTCGAGCTCCTCTTCTGCCTCAAGCCGCTCTGGGAGCTCCAGCACCTCACGCAGTTCAagttccagcagctcctctggaTCCCCCAGTCCGTCCCGACGGAGACATGACAACAGGAGGCGGTCCCGCTCCAA GTCCAAGCCACCGAAGAGAGATGAAAAGGAGCGGAAGCGGCGCAGCCCATCACCCAGACCTACAAAAGTGCACGTTGGGAGGCTCACTAGAAACGTCACCAAG GATCACATCATGGAAATTTTTTCCACTTATGGAAAGATTAAAATGATTGACATGCCAGTTGACAGGCTAAATCCACACCTCTCTAAAGGCTACGCTTATGTGGAGTTTGAGAACCCAGATGATGCTGAGAAAGCCCTGAAACACATGGATGGAG GGCAGATCGATGGGCAGGAGATCACTGCCACAGCTGTACTGGCACCACGGCCCAGACCGCCGCCTCGGCGCTTCAGCCCCCCCAGGAGGATgctgcccccaccccccatgTGGCGCAGGTCACCCCCTCGCATGAGGAGAAG gTCTCGCTCCCCGCGCCGCAGGTCTCCTGTTCGCCGGCGCTCGCGGTCCAGGTCTCCGGGACGAAGGCGCCACCGCAGCCGCTCCAGCTCCAACTCGTCACgataa